A window from Schistosoma haematobium chromosome 3, whole genome shotgun sequence encodes these proteins:
- a CDS encoding hypothetical protein (EggNog:ENOG4103GB1~COG:S), which translates to MDDTFIICEEDMDLNEILNIFNNCHPSIQFTLEAETNHEFHFLDIHLKRMPDGFLQRSIHRKPTWNGQYTNFHSWVPLSRERNLIHSLSSRIRRICSDDTIDGELFYLRQILIKNGYPPRFIDRNLAPRLHDKASTVEKKTLFMNMEFKGDTAAEILNKRVSKSLNKTFYAAKLRIVSSIRPTIRGCVKNKLRLWATSMCIYKFTCSCGARHIGRTKRSLSKRISGHYPA; encoded by the coding sequence atggatgacactttcattatttgtgaaGAAGACATGGACCTCAACGAAatcttgaatattttcaataattgtcacccatcaattCAATTTACCTTAGAAGCAGAGACAAACcatgaatttcattttcttgatatcCATTTAAAAAGAATGCCTGACGGTTTTTTACAGAGATCGATACATAGAAAACCCACTTGGAATGGACAATACACGAACTTCCATAGTTGGGTTCCATTAAGTAGAGAAAGGAacttaattcattctttatcctcAAGGATCAGGCGAATTTGTTCCGATGACACAATAGATGGGGAACTATTTTATCTTCGACAGATCCTCATCAAAAATGGTTATCCACCGAGATTCATCGATAGAAACTTGGCACCTAGACTTCATGACAAAGCATCGACAGTAGAGAAGAAAactctatttatgaatatggaatttaaaggAGACACGGCTGctgaaatcttaaataaacgGGTTTCAAAATCGTTGAATAAAACATTCTACGCAGCTAAGCTCCGAATTGTTTCCTCCATCCGACCTACCATTCGGGGATGTGTTAAGAATAAACTTCGGCTTTGGGCCACATCAATGTGTATCTAcaaatttacttgctcatgtggggcaCGTCACAtaggccgcacaaagcgatcGCTGTCCAAACGCATCTCGGGACACTATCCGGCTTAG